A portion of the Salinigranum marinum genome contains these proteins:
- a CDS encoding TIGR00266 family protein, giving the protein MQYEFSHRPSYTHLTVTLDRGESIIAEPGAMVGHSANVSVETGTSRDGLLSSAKSMLGGESLFTNQFTVENAPGTVTFAPPTPGDVMPHELEDETLYSTDGAFLAATEGIDIDSEVGGLKSVLSEASLMPLALKGTGTAFIDAYGGLEKLELAAGESYVLDNEHLVAWDDEIDYETRRVGGLKSTLLSGEGLVFEFTGPGTAWYQTRDLDSFVGMLAPRMPNQG; this is encoded by the coding sequence ATGCAATACGAATTCTCACATCGGCCGTCGTACACCCACCTGACAGTAACGCTTGACCGAGGGGAGTCGATTATCGCCGAACCGGGTGCGATGGTCGGCCACTCGGCGAACGTCTCGGTGGAGACCGGGACGAGCCGAGACGGACTCCTCAGCTCCGCGAAATCCATGCTGGGCGGCGAATCACTGTTCACCAACCAGTTCACCGTCGAGAACGCCCCGGGAACGGTCACCTTCGCTCCTCCGACGCCGGGGGACGTGATGCCTCATGAACTCGAAGACGAGACGCTGTACTCTACCGATGGGGCCTTTCTCGCAGCGACCGAGGGTATCGACATCGACTCTGAAGTCGGTGGCCTCAAATCGGTGTTGAGCGAGGCCAGTTTGATGCCACTCGCTTTGAAGGGAACTGGAACCGCGTTCATCGATGCGTACGGCGGCCTCGAGAAGCTCGAGCTCGCGGCCGGTGAATCGTACGTTCTGGACAACGAGCACTTGGTCGCTTGGGACGACGAGATCGACTACGAGACCCGTCGGGTCGGAGGTCTCAAGTCGACGCTGCTGAGCGGTGAGGGACTCGTCTTCGAGTTCACTGGTCCGGGGACGGCTTGGTATCAGACGCGTGATCTGGATTCGTTCGTCGGGATGCTCGCCCCGCGAATGCCCAATCAAGGATAA
- a CDS encoding ABC transporter permease subunit, whose protein sequence is MTWRDAAIRDIRRASRSVGIWIVGGVQILLFVGLAAVEFVLDDGSFLTYIDSLAGVVGVTTPLVALLLGYKSILAERAGGQLRLALSIPHSRRDVAVGKLVGRSVVFAVPTALALCLAGGVAIALADGGVPWLWLPWFAGVTVLYGVAFVGLAIGVSLSTATGRRVTVGTIGAYLATVVLWEDLHTAMLLILHRFDTAVTNDMPGWALFVRLAAPSESFDLLVRTGFAVSRAGRYVDSGIAYVTWPAGLGLLVAWTLVPVALGYLRFKTADL, encoded by the coding sequence GTGACGTGGCGCGACGCCGCCATTCGCGATATTCGTCGTGCCAGCCGGTCGGTCGGCATCTGGATCGTCGGCGGGGTTCAGATCCTCCTGTTCGTCGGCCTCGCCGCCGTCGAGTTCGTCCTCGACGACGGCTCGTTCCTGACATACATCGACAGCCTCGCCGGAGTCGTCGGGGTGACGACCCCGCTCGTCGCGCTCCTGCTCGGCTACAAGTCGATCCTCGCGGAGCGTGCCGGCGGGCAGCTCCGACTGGCACTCTCCATTCCACACTCCCGCCGGGACGTGGCCGTCGGCAAACTCGTCGGCCGGAGCGTCGTCTTCGCCGTGCCGACGGCGCTCGCGCTCTGTCTCGCCGGCGGCGTCGCCATCGCGCTCGCTGACGGCGGCGTGCCGTGGCTCTGGCTGCCGTGGTTCGCCGGTGTAACGGTACTGTACGGGGTGGCGTTCGTTGGGCTAGCAATTGGCGTCTCGTTGTCAACGGCTACTGGCCGACGCGTGACCGTCGGTACAATCGGTGCGTATCTGGCGACGGTCGTCCTCTGGGAGGACCTTCACACGGCGATGTTGTTGATCCTCCATCGGTTCGACACGGCAGTCACGAACGATATGCCAGGGTGGGCTCTCTTCGTCCGCCTCGCGGCACCGAGCGAGTCCTTCGATCTCCTCGTCCGGACTGGGTTCGCCGTCAGTCGGGCCGGTCGGTACGTCGACAGTGGAATCGCGTACGTCACGTGGCCGGCCGGCCTTGGACTGCTAGTCGCGTGGACGCTCGTTCCCGTCGCTCTCGGCTACCTCCGGTTCAAGACTGCGGATCTCTAG
- a CDS encoding ABC transporter permease: MTWRVIARRDWQLVRDARLPKVALVGLVCVVSIAAYVYPVVGTAPITTSRFGAFASGWLGGLLAPIGVLFGYGAVAREHESGALRLALSMPHGRSTLVLGRFVGRAGVLGTAIVAGMMIAGALVVYPFGTLQPLRFLAFVLLSVAYGAIWVGIGVAASALVATNRRALVLGVVALFVLVIVWDAVTAGAEAGLIAAGVAEGPIHTAVQVGAQLDPGSAFETLVTALAVSDPGAGAWYDGPTLALPVFVGWLLGPLSVAMLRFEWRDLA, translated from the coding sequence GTGACGTGGCGCGTGATCGCCCGTCGGGACTGGCAGTTGGTACGCGATGCCCGACTCCCGAAGGTCGCGCTCGTCGGTCTCGTCTGCGTCGTGTCCATCGCAGCGTACGTCTACCCCGTCGTCGGCACCGCTCCGATCACCACGAGTCGGTTCGGCGCCTTCGCCAGTGGGTGGCTTGGGGGGTTGTTGGCCCCCATCGGCGTGTTGTTCGGATACGGCGCCGTCGCCCGTGAACACGAATCCGGCGCACTACGGCTCGCGCTCTCGATGCCACACGGCCGGTCGACGCTCGTGCTCGGCCGATTCGTTGGCCGAGCAGGCGTGCTGGGGACCGCCATCGTCGCCGGGATGATGATTGCGGGCGCCTTGGTCGTCTACCCGTTCGGAACGCTGCAGCCCCTCCGATTTCTGGCGTTCGTCCTCCTGAGTGTCGCCTACGGCGCCATCTGGGTCGGGATCGGCGTTGCCGCATCCGCATTAGTCGCGACGAACCGCCGGGCGCTCGTCCTCGGCGTCGTCGCGCTCTTCGTGCTGGTCATCGTCTGGGATGCCGTCACTGCAGGGGCCGAAGCTGGCCTGATCGCGGCGGGGGTCGCCGAGGGTCCGATCCACACCGCGGTTCAGGTCGGCGCCCAACTCGATCCCGGAAGCGCCTTCGAGACGCTCGTTACCGCCTTAGCTGTGAGCGACCCGGGAGCCGGTGCGTGGTACGACGGGCCGACGCTCGCGCTTCCGGTCTTTGTCGGCTGGCTCCTCGGCCCACTGTCGGTAGCGATGCTCCGGTTCGAGTGGAGGGACCTCGCGTGA
- a CDS encoding ABC transporter ATP-binding protein: MTIISATDLSKRYGDVLALDRVDLTVDAGETFGFLGPNGAGKSTFIDILLGFVTPSDGTMSVFGHDCRDDGVAIRKRVGVLPEGYAPFDGLSGRQHVEYAIRSKGVDENPADVLSRVGLRDDAARPAADYSKGMCQRLALAMALVGDPDLLVLDEPTTGLDPNGAAEMRTILREETERGATIFFSSHVLEQVEAVCDRVGILQNGRLIATDTIAGLREAIGGGTKLVITPDRVDGETLDAVGRVDGVETAVERDGAIEATCTNDAKMDALVELHDAGVEVVNFRTEEASLEDMFVEFTGGKRA; this comes from the coding sequence GTGACTATCATTAGCGCCACGGACCTCTCGAAGCGCTACGGCGACGTGCTCGCTCTCGACCGCGTCGACCTGACTGTCGACGCGGGCGAAACGTTTGGCTTCCTCGGGCCGAACGGCGCGGGCAAGTCAACGTTCATCGACATCCTCCTCGGGTTCGTCACTCCGAGCGACGGCACCATGTCCGTGTTCGGCCACGACTGCCGGGACGACGGCGTCGCGATCCGAAAACGCGTTGGCGTCTTGCCGGAGGGGTACGCCCCGTTCGACGGACTCTCGGGCCGCCAACACGTCGAATACGCCATCCGGTCGAAAGGCGTCGACGAGAATCCCGCCGACGTGCTCTCCCGCGTCGGGCTCCGTGACGACGCCGCGCGACCGGCTGCGGACTACTCGAAAGGGATGTGTCAGCGACTCGCGCTCGCGATGGCGCTCGTCGGGGACCCGGATCTGCTCGTCCTCGACGAGCCGACGACCGGGCTCGATCCGAACGGCGCCGCGGAGATGCGGACTATCCTCCGCGAGGAGACCGAACGTGGCGCGACCATCTTCTTTTCGAGCCACGTCCTCGAACAGGTCGAGGCGGTCTGTGACCGGGTCGGTATCCTCCAGAACGGCCGGCTGATCGCGACCGACACCATCGCCGGGTTGCGTGAGGCCATCGGTGGTGGCACGAAGTTGGTCATTACGCCCGATCGAGTCGACGGCGAGACTCTTGACGCCGTCGGACGAGTCGATGGCGTCGAGACGGCGGTTGAGCGAGACGGCGCCATCGAGGCGACGTGTACGAACGATGCGAAGATGGACGCGCTGGTCGAACTGCACGATGCCGGCGTCGAGGTCGTCAACTTCCGCACGGAAGAGGCGTCACTCGAGGACATGTTCGTCGAATTCACCGGAGGCAAGCGGGCGTGA
- a CDS encoding DUF6159 family protein has translation MITSTYYTAHRVRNESDPDLGARNASRDTSLGVNIQNVLLPTVPSKYRRGLTLTVDSLVLFRRRPSLVVLPLLSLLAVGSAFALLGAVAFRYGIVDSLFTNDLYQYGALFCVFAISSSVATFFNAAVVHCAARTFDDEEPSVWDGLAAAWRVRRRIAVWAVVAATLGTVLYIIDEKFGAVGSLARLAFDLAWALLTYFIVPVIVLGDADGIRRQLRRSGSLFKQTWGESVSATLGVSLAFFIVAVPGLALLCTGYFALHGTLAVAALAGGGLIVVAAIVGSQTVTAIVRTALYRYATTGDRVGPFAARDPDAIFPDN, from the coding sequence TTGATCACGTCGACCTACTACACTGCCCATCGCGTTCGGAACGAGAGTGACCCCGACCTGGGCGCTCGAAACGCATCCCGAGACACGTCCCTGGGTGTTAACATTCAGAACGTGTTATTGCCGACTGTGCCCTCCAAGTACAGACGCGGCTTGACACTCACGGTCGATAGTCTCGTCCTGTTCAGGCGACGGCCGAGCCTCGTGGTCCTGCCCCTGCTAAGCTTACTCGCGGTCGGTAGCGCGTTCGCACTCCTCGGTGCCGTTGCGTTCCGGTACGGAATCGTGGACTCGCTGTTCACGAACGACCTCTATCAGTACGGTGCGCTTTTCTGTGTGTTTGCGATTTCTTCGAGCGTCGCGACGTTCTTCAACGCGGCCGTCGTTCACTGCGCCGCACGTACGTTCGACGACGAGGAACCGTCCGTGTGGGATGGTCTCGCTGCGGCTTGGCGCGTCCGCCGGCGGATTGCCGTCTGGGCTGTCGTCGCTGCGACGCTCGGGACGGTCCTCTACATCATCGACGAGAAATTCGGGGCGGTGGGCAGTCTCGCCAGGCTCGCGTTCGATCTGGCGTGGGCGCTCCTGACGTACTTCATCGTTCCCGTCATCGTCCTCGGCGACGCGGACGGTATCCGCCGACAGCTCCGCCGTAGCGGATCTCTATTCAAGCAGACGTGGGGTGAGAGCGTCTCCGCGACCCTCGGGGTGAGCCTGGCCTTCTTCATCGTTGCCGTCCCCGGCCTCGCGCTCTTGTGTACGGGGTACTTCGCGCTTCACGGCACCCTTGCTGTCGCGGCACTCGCCGGCGGGGGCCTGATCGTCGTCGCGGCCATCGTTGGCTCCCAGACCGTCACGGCAATCGTCCGCACGGCACTCTACCGGTACGCGACGACGGGTGATCGAGTCGGACCGTTCGCTGCTCGTGATCCGGACGCCATCTTCCCCGACAACTGA
- a CDS encoding DUF5518 domain-containing protein — protein MAEQHRDGIFIWSDRYPDVVRIGPLQLTETWTYALVGGLLALPFTALEVWRSPENITLGAVVVGSVFAGYLIKRRGGNSTATGLRAALIGGIPALWALNELLWAVTNIPNPPWFQAVSVAMTLVFGGLIFAVIAVFGAVSGRFGGWLAKRRGHGGVADAGGSA, from the coding sequence TTGGCCGAGCAACACCGTGACGGGATTTTTATATGGAGCGATAGATATCCCGACGTGGTTCGGATTGGTCCCCTCCAGTTGACCGAGACGTGGACGTACGCACTCGTCGGTGGGCTACTCGCACTCCCGTTCACCGCGCTCGAAGTGTGGCGATCCCCGGAGAACATAACGCTCGGAGCGGTCGTCGTCGGGAGCGTATTCGCCGGGTATCTGATCAAGCGACGCGGCGGGAACAGCACCGCGACCGGATTACGAGCCGCGCTTATCGGTGGAATACCGGCCCTCTGGGCGCTGAACGAACTGCTTTGGGCGGTCACAAATATCCCAAACCCGCCGTGGTTCCAAGCAGTCAGCGTCGCGATGACGCTCGTGTTCGGCGGCCTGATTTTCGCAGTGATAGCCGTCTTCGGTGCGGTCTCCGGTCGTTTCGGGGGCTGGCTGGCCAAACGGAGAGGCCACGGCGGTGTCGCTGATGCAGGCGGCAGTGCATAG